The nucleotide sequence tagaggcatttcagccttctcctggccacaagtctggcttccacACTAGCAACGGGTTTCGAACCCAAGGCCTCCAATTTTCAAAATGGCGTtaagttttcatttaaaaaaaaaaaaaaactaaaaatagttaCTAAACAGGAAAAGTGAAGAgtgaaaaccaaaaccaaaaactgaaaattaaatatgaaatgGTTGTCAAATGACCCCTAATAAGATAGTTTGCCTGATTGCTCCATGTCCAAAACACAAAAGACAAATACTTGGCTTCACAAAATTGTGGAGGAACTCCTCTTAAAATAGTTTTTCGCGATTCTTAAAAGTTCGTTCATCCAGTTAATGTAGCAAATAGATAGATTCATAATACTTTTATGGTTGTGATTGTTTCTATACAGTTCTATAACTAAATAgtcttatattttatttattttttaatagacgATTATAAACCAAAGGTTTCTTGAATCACCCATTAACTACTTTTGCGTAGAGATTTCTTGGGCAATGGGTACATTCATTTCAAAGTTTCTGTAATATTCATACTAGCAAGAAAGTTAAAACCAcaaaaaagtgaaatgaaaaATTTAACATAATGTACTTTgcagaaaaagaagaggaagattaATCTGTAGGTTACTGCAGACCACAGAAGATTATAACCACAAATGCATGGTtcaaaattattccaaatatgaCACAAACCCCAcgttaattaaaatttaagctCTCAACTACTAAGTAAAAATTAGTTGTAAAACATGACCATTAACTAATTTATAAGCTAGCTACTAGCCAAAGAGATCAAATAACAgaccaaaaaagaagaagaaacaaaagagaGATTCTATATTAATTAACTGGTCAGATCATTTTCTTGAGAAATTTCAACATGTGAATTTCAAGCAGGTATCCAAGCAGTGGCAAACACAACATTGTGCCCTTTCCATGTAAGTAcaacatcttcttcttctctcttcaaTCCCCAACCAGCTGCATGTTCATCAAGCATGGCCTTCACTTCCGAAACCGCATCTTCCCCGAACAAAACGCTTCGAAAGTTGGCGTTTCGCATCCGCTGCACCCACCTGCATTTCGGCTCCAGCCTCTCCACCCTCTGAAACCCTTCGTAGGCTATCACGTTCTCAATCTTCCAACACACATCCGCCTCATACCATTGCCTCTGCTTGCTTCCCCGGGGCAAAAACGTGTCCACGGTGTCGTAAGGTATCCACAGGTAGTTGAAGGCTGACCTCAATCTACACACTAGATTATTCGATGTCAAATCCGCATCTTCGTCTACTAAAACCACAATCGTTGGGTCCAAACCCCGAAGCGCTTTCAGAAACATTGTCCTTAGCGATGGAGTAGTACTCGAAGAGGACAATGCTACATCGAAAGCATAAGAGCTAGTCGAAGGACTACTGCTTGGATTCGGATTGATTAACGGAAGTGTTGATGTCTCTTCAGGAATGTAGTGAAGCATCATGTGACAGTTCACGACAAGCGCCTCACCACTGTCCGCATATACTAAATTTTGCACGCGGAGTTGTTGAATTAGGTTGGCAAACCCGTCGGTGTAACTTGACGGGATGACCCTAAACtctaaaattatatttctggACCTGGCGAAATTAACCAACTTGAAACCTAGTTCCTCGTACGAGAGGTCCAGCATTGGAGGGATGTCCTCCGTGATACCTGCCACAGTGAGCTTCAGCAACGGAGGACTTACATTACCGTCCTGACGGCTGGCTATGGCGTCGACGAGAGTTGGGATTTGCATGCAATGCGTCAAGCTCAGGTCAACAATGTGAACCACAGAATACCCTTCAACAGCTTCTAGAATTGCTGCATTTGCGGCGGTGAATCCAAACCTGTGCCACGGGGTCAAGTCGATGAAGGAGGCGAGCTCAATGACGGAGAACTTGTGAGTGTGTATTGTGAAGTTGGCTTGGGAGTTGGCCATGGCTGCGAGGACCTTGCAGCTTCCGATTCGGGCTGCGCGAGCTATGAGGGCACGGAGAAACGCGCAGGTGAGGCGCTGGTTGGAATCGCCGTCTTGTGGGGCGATATTGTTGAGGACCCAGAGGATCTGCTGGGTGAGGGTGGCGTCGTTGGTTTCGATGGCGTTGGCACAGTGGACAAGCAGCTGCTCCATGCAGTTAGCGTCGCCGAAGTTTGTTCCGAGGGACTTTGGGGTCGGGAAGCCGGGCCACGGGCGCGTACGGTGGGTTTCGTTTTTGTTCATCATTTGGAGGTTATTGGAATAGGGTGCGGGGATAATTTGGTGCAAGGACGTTGGTGGTGGTGTCTCAGTAAATTGCATCATTGGgaatttgggagagaaaagagaagggaagacaatatagaaaaaaaaaaggttgaaaatTTGTTGCTTTAAAAGAAAAGATGGAATTACTGAGAGGAGTTCAGAAGGAAAGAGACCAGACTGGTAGTGGGTAGATTTAGCATGgggaaacttaaaatttttagtaGGGTTGGGAGAATTGTTCTGCAAATATTATGAATGGCAACAAAATAGAGagttcagcttttttttttttttttttttttctgaagggagggaaaattaataattatatatataatttatggtTCTTGACATGGGGGGAGGAAAAGAGACTGATCAGGAGGAGTGAACTCGCATCCCCAAAAATGAATTGGAAAAAAAGTGTAATTGGTAGTCAAAATTGGGGGAAAAGAGACTGAACCTAACAGTACTCAGGCTTTTTTCTTCTGCTGTACAATCGGAAAAGAGGTGGATGGATAGATATAACTCAGAAAAAAGGTAGGTAGAGCAATAAGGCGATAGAAGCAGTTCTGATTCAACAAACCTTTTCAAGCTACAAAAGGTTCTAACCCCTTTTCATATGGCCTTTTTGCTGATTTTTCTTGATCAGGTAAGACAGATAGAAGGCTAGCTGATATATCATATaaaaggggggagagagagagagagagacagcgGGTGTGGTGTGGTTTTAGCGTGTGAGATGCGTTTTGGTGGCATGTGAAGTTAGCCGGCCAGGGGATTGTTTGTATGCGGAAGTTGAGATTTTGTCATTGAATGAGGGATGGGGATCGCAAGCAGTTACTAATCTTTTGGTTCAAAGTTCATCAGTACTTTTTACCAATTGATCACGCGCCACCATATATCATATGATCATATCACGCATATCATGAACAAATCATTTTATCAgagcaggttttttttttttttttttggttgatatgAATCATTCCTTTCTGAACAGTAGTGGCGTTTTGGCGCAATTGTTTTTAGTAAAAAGTACGTTTCATTTTACTAATAGTTTCAGAAAAGTATTGTATTATTTAgatattttggttaaaaaaaaaaaactttttacatgcaaaaagtcaaatatttattgTCTAAATACTCAAATATGCAGAGAAAATTTATTTCAGACTATAAGACCTATTCCAACTTTgagtaaaacttaaattttaggttctaaatttagcccaacttgctccaacccttggggcaaatatgagttttaactgAAAACTTATTTATGGGGCAAATTTAGCATAGGATTCCCCCTCGGGTTAATGAGGCTGACCCACTATATATGTGtactttttttagttttatatttacaaattcattgaatccaatgactaaaatcaaatatgatcaaatccaacattaaaaaaaaaaaaaaaaatctaacggttcaaatttaaatccaacggctaaagtaattttaaaaaaaatcttttatgtgTTTCGTATTCTTTCATAGCGTTTCACGAGTTTCATAATGtcagtttagtgatttttcaatatctatcgaaatctaaatatttttaggttaaaatgttcataaaattaaattagaataatctacatattttattaaaaaagttattttaagaacaaaatcatcctaaattcattctttaataatctcgagctaaaaatttaacccaaaatggttggaagagaaaaactgtttctgggttaaaacctaaattttgtgggttaaaaattttaagttttaactcaaaggttggagatggtctaaagaCACAAAGTGGATGTTTGGTAAGCTTCAAAATATAACTTAGGTTGTCACTTGCACACACATCGTTGATCAATCGACTTTGTGTTTGGCATAAGGTGGAGGATGTTATTGCACTGCAATAGTTGGAATTCTTATCCGAAACATAATCAATAACGTGTCATCCGAAACAAGAAACTTTGAGGAAAAAAAGTGATAAGAATTGGATTGTATCTTAGAGTTTCGAAGGTCAAATACATTGGATTTTCGAGCTAGAACTAATCACTTAACAATGAAATAAATAGGATCTAATGACTAACAATAggccttttttccttcttttttttgtgtgtatacTTCTTGATGCATATCTTGATTATGAATGGACAAAGGAGGATGGGTAATGacggttatttacccataacaaTTTAAGTTCTTACCCACATAACCGTTTATTTGTTAGCTAATTGCATAAACAGGTATACTCATACCCATAAGTGTTTATAATTGGTTAATCGTACTTATATCCACATACCCATTTAACTATAATAGCATACCCGTTTgaccgtttacccatttacccaATTTTTTTTGCCGTTTACCCCGTTTCTTTAACACATTGAAAGTGAAAAAAAgtgtcataattttctttttctttgataatTGAACGCTATTATAGGTGAAGAAAATTGGAgctccaccataaaaccaattggcaacaaggggagtagcccaacctcttataagcgcTTGCAAAGTTTTTCCTTTCACATGTatcgaattttcaagccaaacacgtACGTGGACAACATGAATTGGGTGACATGGATTGGGTTTCACACGTGGGCCAATCCGCTCTAGTATCATGAAAAAAGTTCgagttccatcataaaaccaattggcaatatggggagtaaccCAACCTCTTGTAAGCACTTGTAAGGTTTCTCTTTTCACCAGTGTAGAACTAttttaccttcacattctcACAATAGATACATTAACACGTATTTCTCTATTCAAATCCTTTAAATCCTCATACCACTAcagaaattgaaataatagtatACAGATAATATTTTTAGTTGCACTAGGGGAGAGAgatatttgtttttcctttccttATAGTGGATGCGATTTAAATTTCTCTACAAATTTAAGTTAAAGGCCACAACGGTCTAGGAATATTTTTATTCGTTGTAACTTCCTAGTTCTTTTAgacaatttaaataaatatatatcgCGAAGTTTGTTAACAAGTAAAAAAGCCCTAAAAAGTAGGAGTTATTTAAACCGAGCGAAATTTCTTCGTGCCGCAATAGCAGACCTCTCGGACGagcaattttttattgtgacagAAACACAAGTAATATattacgtgtttttatgtagatggtaggaaattttattttttaagttattaacattttaacacacatatctcactacttgtatagtgacacgtggtgtatcaACTCGTGTGCCGGTCACACATCTCTCCTCTCGGACGAATTTAGACCCCTCAACTACTCTTTGTGGCgtttcaaaaccctaaaactcGCCACCCCAAGGGCTTCGAACTCTCCTCCCTATTAACCTCTCACTAAGCTTAGTTCTTCTGCAGCTCACTCATGGCTTGGAATTAATAGCAGAAAAAAGGTAATTATTGAGAAAAAATTTTAACTCATGATCGACCAATGAAATAAGAAGTCATATGATCTCATGATACTGggaaattaaatatttatatgATTTAAATGAACTAAAATGttaaaacaaagaaatcaaTAGA is from Pyrus communis chromosome 10, drPyrComm1.1, whole genome shotgun sequence and encodes:
- the LOC137746672 gene encoding scarecrow-like protein 32, encoding MMQFTETPPPTSLHQIIPAPYSNNLQMMNKNETHRTRPWPGFPTPKSLGTNFGDANCMEQLLVHCANAIETNDATLTQQILWVLNNIAPQDGDSNQRLTCAFLRALIARAARIGSCKVLAAMANSQANFTIHTHKFSVIELASFIDLTPWHRFGFTAANAAILEAVEGYSVVHIVDLSLTHCMQIPTLVDAIASRQDGNVSPPLLKLTVAGITEDIPPMLDLSYEELGFKLVNFARSRNIILEFRVIPSSYTDGFANLIQQLRVQNLVYADSGEALVVNCHMMLHYIPEETSTLPLINPNPSSSPSTSSYAFDVALSSSSTTPSLRTMFLKALRGLDPTIVVLVDEDADLTSNNLVCRLRSAFNYLWIPYDTVDTFLPRGSKQRQWYEADVCWKIENVIAYEGFQRVERLEPKCRWVQRMRNANFRSVLFGEDAVSEVKAMLDEHAAGWGLKREEEDVVLTWKGHNVVFATAWIPA